One Chanodichthys erythropterus isolate Z2021 chromosome 22, ASM2448905v1, whole genome shotgun sequence DNA window includes the following coding sequences:
- the mlnl gene encoding motilin-like: protein MRGAFTGCLVLVYVIALQADQAEGHIAFFSPKEMRELREKEGRKDADLRAEEVLIDEMSPEENRGESAGQLVEIGLKLTAKKGHIGSAFGKMLQNIVEEPETVK, encoded by the exons ATGCGTGGAGCATTTACAGGATGTCTGGTGCTGGTGTATGTTATTGCTCTTCAGGCTGACCAGGCAGAGGGACACATCGCATTCTTCAGCCCCAAAGAGATGAGAGAGCTCAGG GAAAAGGAGGGAAGGAAGGATGCGGATCTGCGGGCAGAGGAGGTTTTGATTGACGAGATGTCTCCAGAGGAGAACAGAGGAGAGTCAGCG GGCCAGCTTGTAGAAATAGGGCTGAAGCTCACTGCTAAAAAGGGCCACATTGGATCTGCTTTTGGTAAGATGCTGCAGAACATCGTAGAAGAGCCAGAGACCG TGAAATAA